A window from Rhizosphaericola mali encodes these proteins:
- a CDS encoding erythromycin esterase family protein, whose translation MLLNFGFCYSQNNIHILKSISSLDTNFQDLQFLNKTLQNVKVVGLGEQSHYDGSTYEAKVRLIKYLHENLNFDVIAFESGIYDCNKANDEIQNSHETNQQSLFNAIFGVWHTKEVAELAKYINETQSTSHPLILAGFDCQFSGEYSKKYFVEDYFKVLQKIENKTGIKILKDTSLLARALRKEIKFSNYYNKLPKEDTLLLYNNFNQFYEIAKKDSTREILKWVSLLQNMQIDYRRHFNMNSGSRDSMMAINILQLCNITFKNKKLMLWSANTHLSFDRDYSKVKARAGVSIKQSLNDKYYCILTTSINAGYRIFFAKLKFPKIKNNSIESCLKQNNQPYQFIDFRKQYDMIPSNWLESSSVYGHFITDHNVSKITDGLLFIETINPPQEISK comes from the coding sequence ATGTTATTAAATTTTGGATTTTGCTATAGTCAAAATAACATCCATATATTAAAGAGCATTTCTTCATTAGATACAAATTTTCAAGATTTGCAATTCTTGAACAAAACACTTCAAAATGTTAAAGTTGTTGGACTTGGGGAACAAAGTCATTACGACGGTTCTACTTATGAAGCAAAAGTGCGGCTGATCAAATATTTACATGAAAATTTAAATTTTGACGTAATAGCATTTGAAAGCGGTATATACGATTGCAATAAGGCAAATGATGAAATTCAAAATTCTCACGAAACCAACCAACAAAGTTTATTTAATGCGATATTTGGTGTGTGGCATACAAAAGAAGTCGCTGAACTTGCGAAATATATTAACGAAACCCAATCAACGTCTCATCCTCTTATTTTGGCGGGTTTCGATTGTCAATTTTCGGGAGAATATTCTAAAAAATATTTTGTTGAAGATTATTTTAAGGTTTTACAAAAAATAGAAAATAAAACGGGCATCAAAATTTTAAAAGATACAAGCTTGCTCGCAAGAGCATTGAGAAAGGAAATAAAATTTTCTAATTACTATAATAAGCTGCCTAAGGAGGATACTCTGCTCTTATACAATAATTTCAATCAATTTTATGAAATTGCGAAAAAGGATAGCACTAGAGAAATACTAAAATGGGTTAGCCTTTTACAAAATATGCAAATTGATTACAGAAGACATTTTAACATGAACTCGGGATCCCGAGATTCTATGATGGCAATAAATATTCTTCAACTTTGCAATATTACATTTAAAAACAAGAAATTGATGCTATGGTCCGCAAATACACATCTATCATTTGATCGTGATTATAGTAAAGTCAAAGCTAGAGCTGGAGTATCGATAAAGCAATCCCTAAATGATAAATATTATTGCATCTTAACAACCTCTATAAATGCTGGTTATAGAATATTTTTTGCAAAATTAAAATTTCCCAAAATAAAGAATAATAGTATAGAAAGTTGTCTAAAGCAAAACAATCAGCCTTATCAATTTATAGACTTTAGAAAGCAATATGATATGATTCCATCAAATTGGTTAGAGAGTAG
- a CDS encoding YeiH family protein, whose protein sequence is MQTDFKINATTNKFQRFLDRRISTRELVFLSLVVLCLSPLITPPMALFLGIIIAQFVGHPYLHLNHKATHILLQISVVGLGFGMNVQTAIHAGKQGIVFTIFSIIATLTIGYLLGKIFKIDKKSSFLISAGTAICGGSAIAAVAPVIKAEEKQMSVALGTVFLLNSVALFLFPMIGHSLHLSQIQFGIWSAIAIHDTSSVVGAASKYGTQALEIATTVKLARALWIIPVAFGATFLFKNKGGKVKIPWFIGIFILAMIANTYLPFVQMCSHTITLIAKAGLTLTLFLIGCGLNRKMLASVGVRPLIQGIVLWIFISCAGLWAVMSFV, encoded by the coding sequence ATGCAAACAGATTTCAAAATCAACGCAACGACCAACAAATTTCAACGCTTTTTAGATAGGCGCATTAGCACAAGAGAATTGGTATTTTTATCTTTAGTCGTCCTTTGTTTGTCTCCACTCATTACGCCTCCGATGGCATTGTTTCTTGGAATAATTATTGCCCAATTTGTCGGTCATCCGTACTTACATCTCAACCATAAAGCCACACATATTTTGTTGCAAATTTCCGTTGTCGGTTTGGGTTTTGGCATGAATGTACAAACAGCCATTCACGCAGGCAAACAAGGAATTGTATTTACCATATTTTCCATTATTGCCACATTGACTATTGGTTATTTATTGGGAAAAATATTTAAAATCGACAAAAAATCCTCTTTCTTGATCTCTGCGGGCACAGCCATCTGCGGCGGAAGTGCGATTGCCGCCGTAGCTCCTGTCATCAAAGCGGAAGAAAAGCAAATGTCTGTGGCTTTGGGAACGGTTTTCTTATTGAATTCCGTAGCATTATTCCTTTTTCCAATGATCGGCCATAGTTTGCATCTGAGCCAAATACAATTTGGTATTTGGAGTGCGATTGCGATACATGATACTAGTTCGGTTGTCGGCGCCGCTAGTAAATACGGCACACAAGCTTTGGAAATCGCAACTACAGTCAAATTAGCCCGTGCATTGTGGATCATTCCCGTAGCATTTGGAGCTACATTTCTATTCAAAAACAAAGGTGGAAAAGTCAAAATTCCTTGGTTTATTGGCATTTTCATATTGGCGATGATTGCCAATACTTACCTTCCTTTTGTGCAAATGTGTAGTCACACAATTACCCTAATTGCCAAAGCAGGTTTGACATTAACGCTTTTCCTTATTGGTTGCGGACTCAATAGGAAAATGCTCGCAAGTGTTGGGGTCCGACCATTGATTCAAGGCATTGTATTGTGGATTTTTATCTCTTGCGCAGGGTTGTGGGCGGTGATGAGTTTTGTGTAG
- a CDS encoding LysR family transcriptional regulator: protein MFDFRLKVFHTVSKRLNFTKAAEELFITQPAVTKHIKELENHFKVKLFDRNGSKIQLTAAGATLLQYVEQIFSIYNNMEIELGAFTQNKTGNLRIGASTTAAQYILPPILASFHSKFKDIHIQLVTGNSEHIETALQNGEIDLGIIEGKSQNTHFQFTPFLKDELVLVARRGHTLFQKPHLKLPDLLQCSFILREPGSGTLEVIAFALKKVGINIADLPTEMRLDSSETIKSYLLHSNAVAFLSVYAILKELNNNECAILDVKGLEIDRTFNFIQTQGKSDYLPDFFIQFALKYNFK, encoded by the coding sequence ATGTTTGATTTCCGATTAAAAGTTTTTCATACCGTATCCAAACGACTCAATTTTACAAAAGCCGCAGAAGAACTTTTCATAACGCAACCAGCAGTTACCAAGCATATCAAAGAATTGGAAAATCATTTTAAAGTCAAATTATTTGATCGAAATGGTTCTAAAATCCAGTTGACAGCCGCTGGTGCTACATTATTGCAATATGTAGAACAGATTTTTTCCATTTATAACAATATGGAAATCGAACTGGGTGCATTTACCCAAAACAAAACAGGTAATCTGCGAATCGGAGCGAGTACGACCGCCGCGCAATATATCTTACCTCCTATCCTAGCGTCTTTTCATTCCAAATTCAAAGATATTCATATTCAGTTAGTTACAGGAAATTCTGAACATATTGAAACAGCTTTACAAAATGGAGAAATCGATCTGGGCATCATCGAGGGCAAGTCCCAAAATACACATTTCCAATTCACGCCATTTTTAAAAGACGAATTGGTTTTGGTCGCGCGGCGTGGTCATACGCTATTTCAAAAACCACATCTCAAATTGCCAGATTTATTACAATGCTCTTTTATTTTGCGCGAACCGGGTTCGGGTACCTTAGAGGTGATTGCTTTTGCGTTGAAAAAAGTCGGAATCAATATTGCGGATTTACCTACGGAAATGCGGCTTGATAGCTCGGAAACGATCAAGTCTTATCTGCTTCATTCCAATGCAGTTGCGTTTTTGTCCGTGTATGCTATTTTGAAAGAATTGAACAATAATGAATGTGCAATTCTGGATGTCAAAGGTTTGGAAATTGACCGAACTTTCAACTTTATCCAAACACAAGGAAAGTCTGACTATCTACCTGACTTCTTTATCCAATTTGCGCTTAAGTATAACTTTAAGTAA
- a CDS encoding radical SAM protein: protein MRLKHSPFLMYSDGQGNIYEDQTLYTVGREGWDAFEVPLEDWIELPDGGNLYELPGRRGIGIDVKTGEMRLCEKGWAVAAFIPPAHTGLFLAAYETIEDAPTLPLFCYTAAGWYNEKYLVPAVRIEQDIRQECEGYDGELVKEGSQYLKEKYPNNRLVQHLMHNCVDTYECPAARNFALSRWECPIPSSPACNANCIGCISFQPEEETIVSTQDRLTFKPTAEEIIEYTVPHLENAPYPIVSFGQGCEGEPLLMWETIRESIIAIRSKTDKGSININTNGSKPDAVKKLCEVGLDSIRVSLNSAQKSIYTAYYRPNNYQFEDIVESLKVMRHYNKWASINYFVFPGMTDTDAEYEALRTLIKETGLNMIQWRNFNIDPDWYLGLIGMTETGEFGGVKQVLEAIQEEFPHLKYGYYNPPMERIKGDYNLDFAHR, encoded by the coding sequence ATGCGATTAAAACATTCTCCCTTTTTAATGTATTCGGATGGACAAGGTAATATTTATGAAGACCAAACTTTATATACGGTTGGTCGTGAGGGCTGGGACGCGTTTGAAGTTCCATTAGAAGATTGGATTGAATTACCAGATGGTGGCAATCTGTACGAATTACCAGGTCGTCGAGGCATCGGTATTGATGTAAAAACGGGAGAAATGCGTCTTTGTGAGAAAGGTTGGGCTGTTGCAGCATTCATACCTCCTGCACATACGGGTTTGTTTTTAGCAGCGTACGAAACGATTGAAGATGCACCAACTTTGCCTTTATTTTGTTATACGGCTGCTGGTTGGTATAATGAAAAATATTTAGTTCCGGCAGTCCGCATCGAACAAGACATTCGCCAAGAATGTGAAGGTTACGATGGCGAATTGGTCAAAGAAGGTTCGCAATATCTAAAAGAAAAATATCCCAATAATCGTCTTGTGCAACACTTGATGCACAATTGTGTCGACACTTACGAATGTCCGGCAGCGCGTAATTTTGCGTTAAGTCGTTGGGAGTGTCCAATACCGTCCTCTCCTGCTTGTAATGCGAATTGTATCGGTTGTATCTCCTTCCAACCAGAAGAAGAAACAATCGTTTCGACACAAGATCGTCTAACATTCAAACCTACGGCGGAAGAAATTATTGAATATACCGTACCTCATTTGGAAAATGCACCTTATCCAATTGTAAGTTTTGGACAAGGTTGCGAGGGCGAACCATTACTTATGTGGGAAACCATTCGCGAATCCATCATTGCAATTCGTAGCAAAACGGATAAAGGAAGTATCAATATAAATACAAATGGATCTAAACCAGATGCTGTAAAAAAATTGTGCGAAGTGGGTTTAGATAGTATACGTGTAAGTTTAAATTCTGCTCAAAAAAGTATTTACACCGCTTATTATCGTCCCAACAATTACCAATTTGAAGATATTGTGGAAAGTTTGAAAGTGATGCGTCATTACAATAAATGGGCGAGCATCAACTATTTCGTATTTCCCGGCATGACAGACACCGATGCAGAATACGAAGCTTTGCGTACGTTAATTAAAGAAACGGGGTTGAATATGATTCAATGGCGTAATTTCAATATTGATCCTGATTGGTATTTAGGATTAATCGGAATGACGGAAACGGGCGAATTTGGTGGCGTAAAACAAGTATTGGAAGCTATACAAGAGGAATTTCCACATTTGAAATATGGTTATTACAACCCACCAATGGAGCGTATCAAAGGCGATTATAATTTGGATTTCGCTCATCGGTAA
- a CDS encoding DUF2975 domain-containing protein, with protein MGKKILKWAVILGGIGLFAFVIYSTRVVTHFSFPNSERILEVDSVNTTDTKPKLDIMSSKIESLLKLFAEKKSERDSVRDEFNSLTFGYSLGTGLASEIMFVTKMVESNKISSNYYPRYTQAFIKLQWLTLKRINENKDIDNYFPMLTYRFYNNGKYTYLANHKTNYKKINFFIRAENDELHKYLTYDNLNIYVPLKDNFYYSIWNWINIVYTIFTVLSYLFIFWNSGSLLLAISNNKPFEWKNVMRLKQCVWTLLILIFLPYILMISLYLCFYKILNGYVEMKSWMDIINWKLWIILVIYFSLFLAFFRGNKLQTDQEYTI; from the coding sequence ATGGGAAAAAAGATTTTAAAATGGGCAGTGATATTAGGAGGTATCGGATTATTTGCTTTTGTCATTTATAGTACACGAGTAGTAACACATTTTTCATTTCCTAATTCGGAAAGAATATTAGAGGTAGATTCAGTGAATACTACTGATACTAAGCCGAAATTGGATATTATGTCCAGCAAAATAGAGTCCTTGTTGAAACTTTTTGCTGAGAAGAAATCAGAACGCGATTCAGTAAGAGACGAATTTAATTCTTTAACATTCGGATACAGCTTGGGTACTGGTTTGGCAAGTGAAATTATGTTTGTAACTAAAATGGTGGAGTCTAATAAAATTTCTTCAAACTATTATCCTAGATATACTCAAGCATTTATTAAACTACAATGGTTAACTCTCAAAAGAATCAATGAAAATAAAGATATTGACAATTATTTTCCGATGCTTACTTACAGATTTTATAACAATGGAAAATATACCTATTTAGCAAATCATAAGACCAACTATAAAAAGATAAATTTCTTTATCAGGGCTGAAAATGACGAGCTACATAAATATCTTACTTATGATAATTTAAATATTTATGTTCCCCTTAAAGATAATTTCTATTATTCTATATGGAATTGGATAAATATAGTATATACAATTTTCACTGTATTATCTTATCTTTTTATATTCTGGAATTCTGGTTCGTTGTTGCTTGCGATTTCCAATAATAAACCTTTCGAATGGAAGAATGTGATGCGATTAAAACAATGTGTGTGGACGCTGCTAATTCTGATATTTTTACCATACATTTTAATGATAAGTTTATATCTCTGCTTTTATAAAATCTTGAATGGATATGTAGAGATGAAATCTTGGATGGATATCATCAATTGGAAACTTTGGATAATATTGGTGATTTATTTTTCCTTATTTCTTGCATTTTTTAGAGGTAATAAATTGCAAACAGATCAAGAATACACAATTTAA
- a CDS encoding helix-turn-helix domain-containing protein codes for MAIIVNVDVMMAKRKMSLNELSDKVGITLSNLSILKNGKAKAIRIETLNAICKALDCQPGDVLEYREDE; via the coding sequence ATGGCAATAATTGTAAACGTAGATGTGATGATGGCAAAGCGCAAAATGTCTTTGAATGAACTGAGCGACAAAGTTGGGATCACTTTGTCCAACCTTTCCATTTTAAAAAATGGAAAGGCAAAAGCGATTCGTATTGAAACGCTGAATGCAATATGTAAAGCATTGGATTGTCAGCCAGGTGATGTTTTAGAATATAGAGAGGATGAATAA
- a CDS encoding arginase family protein: MIDLKNFDPNAAGNPQLNIFGLPFSEEEAQLVIQPVPWEATIGVYPGTARCIESVMRHSIHIDLHWKEDPTAWKKGIHMREINNKLLLKSDYLRKEAELLVDYTCRGQEVCQNSFMNKNLKEINAGGLYLNEWIYDRAIDIINKGKIPGLLGGDHSISQGIVKALGEKHDNFAILQIDAHCELRKTYEGFHFSHACVMRNILEETPQVEKLIQVATRDYCEEEFDYLEANKNRIKTFFDDDIKDAIYEGKTWRDIAQDIVNQLPELTYLSLDIDGLDPKYCPSTNTPVIGGLEYSQISYLLKLMRQQNKKLIGFDLCQIGNGRIGTDAQNGAYILWDLCNQILKNNYLN, encoded by the coding sequence ATGATAGATTTAAAGAATTTTGATCCCAACGCAGCAGGGAATCCTCAGTTGAATATTTTTGGTTTGCCTTTTAGTGAAGAAGAAGCACAACTTGTTATCCAGCCCGTACCTTGGGAAGCTACCATAGGTGTGTATCCAGGCACGGCACGTTGTATTGAAAGTGTAATGAGACACAGCATACACATTGATTTACATTGGAAAGAAGATCCAACAGCATGGAAGAAAGGAATACATATGCGTGAGATCAACAATAAACTTTTACTTAAAAGTGATTATTTACGAAAAGAAGCTGAATTATTGGTTGATTATACTTGCCGTGGACAAGAAGTGTGTCAGAATAGCTTCATGAACAAAAATTTAAAAGAAATCAATGCAGGTGGGCTCTACCTCAATGAATGGATTTACGACCGTGCTATAGATATTATCAATAAGGGTAAAATTCCTGGCTTACTTGGTGGTGACCATAGCATCAGTCAAGGAATCGTAAAGGCTCTTGGCGAAAAGCATGACAATTTTGCGATCCTACAAATCGATGCACATTGTGAATTAAGAAAAACTTATGAAGGTTTTCATTTTTCTCATGCATGTGTAATGCGTAATATCTTAGAAGAAACTCCCCAAGTCGAAAAATTAATACAAGTAGCTACACGTGATTATTGTGAAGAAGAATTTGATTATTTGGAAGCTAATAAAAATCGTATCAAAACCTTCTTTGATGATGATATTAAAGATGCAATCTATGAAGGAAAAACGTGGAGAGATATTGCACAAGATATTGTAAATCAATTGCCTGAATTAACTTATCTTTCATTAGATATCGATGGTCTTGATCCAAAATATTGTCCAAGTACTAATACTCCAGTGATTGGTGGGTTGGAATATAGTCAGATAAGTTATTTACTCAAATTAATGCGCCAACAAAACAAAAAACTCATTGGCTTTGACCTTTGTCAAATCGGCAATGGAAGAATTGGGACAGATGCACAGAATGGAGCATACATACTTTGGGATCTATGTAACCAAATTTTGAAAAATAATTATTTGAATTAG
- a CDS encoding response regulator transcription factor yields MNILIIEDEISLSESICTYLKEDQYLCEVAYDFETGMEKVLLYDYACIILDIGLPGGSGLEILQELKKENKLDGVLIISAKNSLSDKIVGLETGADDYLAKPFHLPELKARVNAIIRRKKFDGNNTLDFDMLHIDLLSKTVSVEGVLLDLTKKEYNLLLFFISNKNKVISKNSIAEHLWGDYMDVADNYDFIYAHIKNLRKKMLKAGCDDYIKSVYGMGYKFSL; encoded by the coding sequence ATGAATATATTAATCATTGAAGATGAAATCTCGCTCTCGGAAAGTATTTGTACTTATTTGAAAGAAGATCAATACTTGTGTGAAGTTGCTTATGATTTTGAAACGGGCATGGAAAAAGTGCTTTTGTATGATTATGCATGTATCATTTTGGATATTGGATTGCCTGGTGGAAGCGGATTAGAAATATTGCAAGAATTAAAAAAAGAAAATAAATTGGATGGGGTTTTAATTATTTCTGCAAAAAACTCTCTATCAGATAAAATTGTTGGTTTGGAAACAGGTGCCGATGATTATTTGGCAAAGCCATTTCATTTACCCGAATTGAAAGCTCGAGTCAATGCAATTATTCGTAGGAAAAAGTTTGATGGTAACAATACACTTGATTTTGACATGTTACATATTGATCTGCTGTCAAAAACAGTTTCAGTGGAAGGTGTATTGCTAGATCTTACCAAAAAAGAATACAATCTATTATTGTTCTTCATTTCCAATAAAAATAAGGTTATTAGTAAAAATTCTATCGCGGAACATTTATGGGGAGATTATATGGACGTCGCCGATAATTATGATTTCATCTACGCACATATTAAAAATTTGCGAAAAAAAATGCTCAAAGCTGGTTGCGATGATTATATTAAATCGGTTTATGGAATGGGATATAAGTTTTCTCTTTAA
- a CDS encoding LTA synthase family protein, whose product MNIFYKKPQNRFALIWNFMFLMLFLSFIVRLLLMFYCWKKADLNVIEIFQVFLKGLFFDIGTASLFAIPGIIYFLLFPVKYIGSKVDKILVYTGVFLSLFILSFSFFAEFTFWDEFQSRFNFIAVDYLIYTYEVVNNINESYPLPLLIASMILMTLTMMWLLGKMKAFKITFAARPIFINKLIPFALISGIAILFMAFVPNRWAETVSNRYEQELTKNGIYSFFAAYRQNELSYDNFYISADEKKSLGLVRQSMQRKNVQFVNNEDITRFVKDSGTELHPNVIMITIESFSASFMQHFGNDKAITPFLDSLADRSVLFTNLYATGTRTVRGMEALTLAIPPTPGNSIVRRTDNGGLYTVGSVFQSKNYSRTFFYGGDGYFDNMNDYFSGNGFDIVDRGRTDLPGDELPTKRTMIPDELVHFKNAWGIDDEDLFDAVIQQADVQSKQWKPFYNFIMTTSNHKPYTYPTGKIDIPSGSGRDGAVKYTDYAIRKFIGKASQKSWFKNTVFVIVADHCASSAGKDAIDISKYHIPCMIYNLPDFNNMKINKLCSQIDIYPTLFHLLHWSYTSKFFGEDVLDNAFVPRALPGSYQELGYVVGQKMGILSPVKNFETYSISTDFEKEKKDAKADNNILPMNIAYYQTAYDLYKKGALKQ is encoded by the coding sequence ATGAATATTTTTTATAAAAAGCCTCAAAATAGATTTGCCTTGATTTGGAATTTCATGTTTTTGATGCTATTTCTTTCGTTTATAGTTCGTTTGCTGCTAATGTTTTATTGTTGGAAAAAGGCGGATTTGAATGTTATTGAGATTTTTCAAGTATTTCTAAAAGGATTATTTTTTGATATTGGTACTGCTTCTTTGTTTGCTATTCCAGGAATTATTTACTTCTTACTTTTTCCGGTAAAATATATCGGAAGTAAAGTAGATAAGATATTGGTTTATACCGGAGTATTTCTTAGTTTATTTATCTTGAGTTTTTCTTTTTTTGCAGAGTTTACATTCTGGGATGAATTTCAAAGTCGATTCAATTTTATTGCGGTTGATTATTTAATATACACGTACGAAGTCGTTAATAATATCAATGAATCTTATCCATTACCGCTTCTAATTGCGAGTATGATCTTGATGACATTAACGATGATGTGGTTATTAGGCAAAATGAAAGCTTTCAAAATTACTTTTGCTGCGCGTCCAATATTCATCAATAAGCTCATTCCATTTGCTTTAATAAGTGGCATTGCAATTTTATTTATGGCATTCGTTCCCAATCGTTGGGCCGAAACGGTATCTAATAGATATGAACAAGAATTAACGAAAAATGGAATTTATTCTTTTTTTGCTGCGTATCGGCAAAATGAACTCTCCTATGATAACTTTTATATAAGTGCAGATGAGAAAAAATCGCTTGGACTGGTACGTCAATCTATGCAAAGAAAAAATGTGCAATTTGTTAATAATGAAGATATTACAAGATTTGTAAAAGATTCTGGAACGGAATTACATCCCAATGTAATCATGATTACAATTGAAAGTTTTAGTGCAAGCTTTATGCAACATTTTGGAAACGATAAAGCGATTACGCCATTTTTAGATAGTTTGGCTGATAGGAGCGTTTTGTTTACTAACTTGTATGCGACGGGAACGCGTACCGTTCGAGGGATGGAAGCATTGACGCTTGCAATACCGCCAACGCCGGGAAATAGTATTGTTAGACGTACGGATAATGGTGGATTATATACAGTAGGATCCGTTTTTCAATCAAAGAATTATTCGCGTACATTCTTTTATGGCGGTGATGGTTATTTTGATAATATGAATGATTATTTTTCAGGAAATGGTTTTGATATTGTTGATCGCGGTAGAACCGATCTTCCAGGTGATGAATTGCCAACCAAACGTACCATGATCCCAGATGAATTGGTTCATTTCAAAAATGCTTGGGGGATTGATGATGAGGATTTATTTGATGCGGTAATTCAGCAAGCAGATGTGCAATCCAAACAATGGAAGCCATTTTACAATTTTATCATGACCACTTCAAATCATAAACCTTATACCTATCCCACAGGAAAAATCGATATTCCCTCAGGCTCAGGTAGAGATGGAGCGGTGAAATATACGGATTACGCTATCCGAAAATTTATTGGAAAAGCTTCGCAAAAGTCTTGGTTTAAAAATACGGTCTTTGTAATTGTTGCAGATCATTGTGCGAGTAGTGCCGGTAAAGATGCGATCGATATCTCTAAATATCATATTCCTTGTATGATCTATAATTTACCTGATTTTAATAATATGAAAATCAATAAATTATGTTCTCAGATAGATATTTATCCGACCTTATTTCATTTGTTGCATTGGAGTTATACAAGCAAATTTTTTGGAGAAGATGTCTTGGATAATGCATTTGTTCCTAGAGCATTGCCAGGTTCATATCAAGAATTGGGATATGTTGTTGGTCAAAAAATGGGAATATTAAGCCCTGTGAAAAATTTTGAAACATATTCAATTTCCACAGATTTCGAAAAAGAAAAGAAAGATGCCAAAGCAGATAATAATATATTACCAATGAATATTGCTTATTACCAAACTGCCTATGATTTATATAAAAAAGGTGCATTAAAACAGTAA